A single window of Microbispora hainanensis DNA harbors:
- a CDS encoding aromatic amino acid ammonia-lyase, which produces MPVVEGIIDLSAPLRSADLRRAAAPVSVVVDASVRDRVERGRGFLRDVREEERPVYGATTGFGALVGFAGREDEADQCDNTLAHLGAGQGPDLPHEVSRAAILVRTWSLAQGASGVSAHVVDGLAAMFATTFVPAIPRYGSVGASGDLIPLAYAAQALRGRGQAYLDGSRMPAAEALRHAGLTPLTLDGRDALALVNGTSLTTAATALALDSVRSSHRALQALTCLLADLLGCDPGFLHPRLLGAYGHPGAIDVADGMRKILAGTVPSGTRPLQEPYSIRCSPQLLGAAEDALRYVDGVVAADLSSVSDNPLFFPDDDLVVHGGNFFGQPAAFAADVLAMVTAQLGNLAERQLDLLVDPARNGGLPPMLAAGPGRQHGMQGVQLATTAFVAELRRAAVPASMQSLPTNLHNQDVVPFGTQAALRAYDMAGLLRLLCGSLAVGLRQAAHVGARRPTASGCAALLDTLAEAIPAADPDRPLDADVRKAAGLLTATLPL; this is translated from the coding sequence ATGCCCGTCGTCGAAGGCATCATCGACCTCAGCGCTCCGCTGCGCTCAGCCGACCTGCGCCGCGCCGCGGCACCGGTGTCCGTCGTGGTCGACGCGTCCGTCCGTGACCGCGTCGAGCGCGGCCGTGGCTTCCTCCGCGACGTACGGGAGGAGGAACGTCCGGTCTACGGCGCGACCACCGGATTCGGCGCCCTCGTCGGGTTCGCCGGCCGGGAGGATGAAGCGGACCAGTGTGACAACACCCTGGCCCACCTCGGCGCCGGGCAGGGGCCGGATCTGCCCCACGAGGTGAGCCGGGCCGCGATCCTCGTGCGCACGTGGTCGCTCGCCCAGGGGGCGTCCGGCGTGTCCGCACACGTGGTCGACGGGCTCGCCGCGATGTTCGCGACGACGTTCGTCCCGGCGATCCCACGCTACGGGTCGGTCGGCGCGAGCGGGGACCTGATCCCGCTCGCCTACGCCGCCCAGGCGCTGCGCGGCCGGGGACAGGCGTATCTCGACGGTTCGCGGATGCCCGCGGCCGAGGCGCTGCGCCATGCCGGGCTGACCCCGTTGACGCTCGACGGCCGGGACGCGCTCGCGCTCGTCAACGGCACCTCCCTCACCACCGCCGCGACCGCCCTGGCCCTGGACAGCGTCCGGTCCTCGCACCGCGCGCTGCAGGCGCTCACCTGCCTGCTGGCCGATCTGCTCGGCTGCGACCCGGGCTTCCTCCACCCGCGCCTGCTCGGCGCCTACGGCCATCCCGGCGCGATCGACGTCGCCGACGGCATGCGCAAGATCCTCGCCGGGACCGTCCCCTCCGGCACGCGTCCGCTGCAGGAGCCGTACAGCATCCGCTGCTCCCCGCAACTGCTCGGCGCCGCCGAGGACGCACTGCGCTACGTGGACGGTGTCGTCGCGGCCGACCTGTCCAGTGTCAGCGACAACCCGCTGTTCTTCCCCGACGACGACCTGGTCGTGCACGGCGGCAACTTCTTCGGGCAGCCGGCCGCGTTCGCCGCCGACGTCCTGGCGATGGTCACCGCTCAGCTCGGCAACCTCGCCGAGCGGCAGCTCGACCTCCTCGTCGACCCGGCCCGCAACGGCGGTCTGCCCCCCATGCTCGCCGCCGGGCCCGGCCGTCAGCACGGGATGCAGGGGGTGCAGCTCGCCACGACCGCGTTCGTCGCCGAGCTCCGCCGCGCCGCCGTGCCCGCCAGTATGCAGAGCCTGCCGACCAACCTGCACAACCAGGACGTGGTGCCGTTCGGCACTCAGGCCGCCCTGCGCGCCTACGACATGGCCGGACTGCTGCGCCTGCTCTGCGGGTCGCTGGCGGTGGGGTTGCGGCAGGCGGCGCATGTCGGCGCCCGCCGCCCCACGGCTTCGGGCTGCGCCGCGCTCCTCGACACCCTGGCCGAGGCGATCCCCGCGGCCGATCCCGACCGGCCGCTGGACGCCGACGTCCGCAAGGCCGCCGGGCTGCTCACCGCGACGCTCCCGCTGTGA
- a CDS encoding DUF6716 putative glycosyltransferase, protein MTRLLAVADSDSYLKWAAGLLDATPEDWVTDMAVVRTPITPSAAQIAAAVSGTRAQGEGLPQVLAARQLRRAAERFRPDAVLLACTGPVVDALAAETLAGLRPRPVLVSGLPGISVPATEKAWLFRSGCDLFVVHSGREVAEFSEIGARLGGGGAVALARLPYLDLLARGPAARTPDGVRDRVVFATQAKVPRRREERERILLALAELGKARPDLDVVVKLRARDDERQTHNERHHYERLWTVMEAEGRVPAGAVRFAAGPMHEHLSRAAGFVTVSSTAALEAIAGHVPLLVLSDFGVSAEMINLVFDGSGCLGTLDDLVKADFRVPAGEWCRANYFHDPSAGDWTGRVAALVAAARAGTLEPARSLLDGPGHAAARRRARLRLEVPPKVLRYGYRARRRMRRVLKAL, encoded by the coding sequence TTGACCCGTCTGCTCGCCGTGGCCGACTCCGACTCGTATCTCAAGTGGGCCGCGGGCCTGCTGGACGCGACTCCGGAGGACTGGGTCACTGACATGGCCGTCGTCCGCACGCCCATCACCCCCTCCGCGGCGCAGATCGCCGCCGCGGTGAGCGGCACCCGCGCGCAGGGCGAGGGGCTTCCCCAGGTGCTGGCGGCGCGGCAGCTGCGCCGGGCCGCCGAACGGTTCCGGCCCGACGCCGTGCTGCTGGCCTGCACCGGGCCGGTGGTGGACGCGCTGGCGGCCGAGACGCTGGCCGGGCTGCGGCCCCGGCCGGTGCTGGTGTCGGGGCTGCCCGGCATCTCGGTGCCCGCGACGGAGAAGGCCTGGCTCTTCCGCAGCGGCTGCGATCTGTTCGTCGTGCACAGCGGCCGGGAGGTCGCCGAGTTCTCCGAGATCGGCGCGCGGCTCGGCGGGGGAGGGGCGGTGGCGCTGGCCCGCCTGCCCTACCTCGATCTCCTGGCTCGCGGCCCGGCCGCGCGGACCCCCGACGGCGTACGCGACCGCGTCGTTTTCGCGACCCAGGCCAAGGTGCCCAGGCGGCGCGAGGAGCGGGAGCGGATCCTGCTCGCCCTGGCCGAGCTCGGCAAGGCCAGGCCCGACCTCGACGTGGTGGTCAAGCTGCGGGCCCGCGACGACGAACGGCAGACGCACAACGAACGGCACCACTACGAGCGGCTGTGGACCGTGATGGAGGCCGAGGGCCGGGTGCCCGCGGGCGCCGTGCGCTTCGCCGCCGGGCCGATGCACGAGCATCTGAGCCGCGCCGCCGGGTTCGTCACGGTCAGCTCGACGGCCGCGCTGGAGGCGATCGCCGGTCACGTGCCGCTGCTCGTGCTGTCGGACTTCGGGGTCAGCGCGGAGATGATCAACCTGGTGTTCGATGGCAGCGGCTGCCTGGGCACGCTCGACGACCTGGTCAAGGCGGACTTCCGGGTCCCTGCCGGGGAGTGGTGCCGGGCCAACTACTTCCACGACCCCTCGGCCGGCGACTGGACCGGCCGCGTCGCCGCGCTGGTCGCCGCGGCCCGCGCGGGGACGCTGGAGCCGGCCCGCTCGCTCCTCGACGGTCCCGGGCACGCCGCCGCCCGCCGCCGCGCCCGGCTGCGCCTGGAGGTGCCGCCCAAGGTCCTGCGGTACGGCTACCGCGCCAGGCGCCGCATGCGCCGCGTCCTCAAGGCGCTGTAG
- a CDS encoding aldo/keto reductase codes for MNAITLNNGVRMPQLGLGVWRMTDDEAEKAVTTAIESGYRSIDTATLYGNEEGVGRALRASGVPREELFVTTKLWNDQQGYDEALRAFDESMRRLGLETLDLYLIHWPAPRRGKYVETWKALEKLYADGRVRAIGVSNFGVDTLERLLAEATVTPAVNQVELHPLFAQRALRGFHAERGIVTEAWSPLGQGKGLLDLPVLAEIGAKYGKTPAQVVLRWHIQLGNVVIPKSVTPSRIRENIDVFDFALSPEDMATINGLDEGRRLGPDPAVVG; via the coding sequence ATGAACGCGATCACTCTCAACAACGGCGTGCGGATGCCTCAGCTCGGCCTGGGGGTGTGGCGGATGACCGACGACGAGGCCGAGAAGGCCGTGACGACCGCCATCGAATCCGGCTACCGCAGCATCGACACCGCCACGCTGTACGGCAACGAGGAGGGTGTCGGCCGCGCCCTGCGCGCCTCGGGCGTCCCTCGCGAGGAGCTGTTCGTCACCACCAAGCTGTGGAACGACCAGCAGGGCTACGACGAGGCGCTGCGCGCCTTCGACGAGAGCATGCGGCGGCTCGGCCTGGAGACCCTCGATCTCTACCTGATCCACTGGCCCGCGCCCCGGCGCGGCAAGTACGTCGAGACGTGGAAGGCCCTGGAGAAGCTGTACGCCGACGGACGGGTGCGGGCGATCGGGGTGTCCAACTTCGGGGTGGACACGCTGGAGCGCCTGCTCGCCGAGGCCACGGTGACCCCCGCCGTGAACCAGGTCGAGCTGCACCCGCTGTTCGCCCAGCGGGCGCTGCGCGGCTTCCACGCCGAACGCGGCATCGTCACCGAGGCGTGGAGCCCGCTCGGCCAGGGGAAGGGCCTGCTCGATCTGCCCGTCCTCGCCGAGATCGGCGCGAAGTATGGCAAGACGCCGGCGCAGGTGGTGCTGCGCTGGCACATCCAGCTCGGCAACGTGGTGATCCCGAAGTCGGTGACGCCGTCGCGCATCAGGGAGAACATCGACGTCTTCGACTTCGCGCTGAGCCCGGAGGACATGGCCACCATCAACGGCCTCGACGAGGGCCGCCGTCTCGGCCCCGACCCCGCCGTGGTCGGCTGA
- a CDS encoding sulfatase, with amino-acid sequence MPQPRPSRKLWAGLAAALLLCLGLTGASRAPAPALALALAAQRPNIVLILADDLDAADLSRFPNITNLLVRQGTTLSRFFVTNPWCCPSRSSILRSQYMHSHHVDSNRSPTGGFPKFRPLEASTLGTWMHDAGYRTALMGKYLNNYPEGAPRTYIPPGWDEWHVPVTRLYQEYGYALNENGVIRRYGHAPEDYLEDVLSAKATAFATDTTRGDAPFFLYLAPVAPHLPAHHAPRHAAAFAGEQAPRTASFDQADVSAEPGWLRERTPLSAADIRRIDRVHRDRLRAMLGVDDMVGALVEALSRAGRLDDTYIFFTSDNGFHLGQHRLRPGKTTPFEEDIRVPMVVRGPGVPAGGVIDRLTSTVDLAPTFAELGGAVVPPTAEGRSLVPLLRGQAVPWRDAVLTEFYHPSYSPHSPPTYAMLRNDRYAYVEYETGERQLYDLRADPAELHNLAATADPGLITALSARLTLLRACSGPVCRLADAAGPVISGTGVSVSGGVSVGTAGAPGG; translated from the coding sequence GTGCCCCAACCACGACCATCGAGAAAGCTGTGGGCCGGGCTCGCCGCGGCGCTCCTGCTGTGCCTCGGGCTCACCGGCGCGTCCCGCGCGCCCGCCCCCGCACTCGCGCTCGCGCTCGCGGCCCAACGGCCCAACATCGTGCTCATCCTCGCCGACGACCTGGACGCGGCCGACCTGAGCCGGTTCCCCAACATCACCAACCTGCTGGTGCGCCAGGGCACCACGCTGTCCCGCTTCTTCGTCACCAATCCCTGGTGCTGCCCCTCCCGCTCGTCCATCCTGCGCTCGCAGTACATGCACAGCCACCACGTGGACAGCAACCGGTCGCCGACCGGCGGATTCCCGAAGTTCCGGCCACTGGAGGCGTCCACCCTCGGGACGTGGATGCACGACGCGGGCTACCGCACCGCGCTCATGGGCAAATATCTCAACAACTATCCCGAGGGCGCGCCGCGCACCTACATCCCGCCCGGCTGGGACGAGTGGCACGTTCCGGTCACCCGGCTCTACCAGGAGTACGGCTACGCGCTCAACGAGAACGGTGTGATCCGGCGCTACGGCCACGCCCCCGAGGACTACCTGGAGGACGTGCTGAGCGCCAAGGCCACGGCGTTCGCGACCGACACCACGCGGGGGGACGCCCCGTTCTTCCTCTACCTCGCCCCGGTGGCGCCGCACCTGCCCGCGCACCACGCGCCGCGTCACGCCGCCGCCTTCGCCGGGGAGCAGGCGCCCCGGACCGCGTCGTTCGACCAGGCCGACGTGTCCGCCGAGCCCGGCTGGCTGCGTGAGCGCACGCCGCTGTCGGCCGCCGACATCCGCAGGATCGACCGCGTCCACCGCGACCGGCTGCGCGCCATGCTCGGCGTGGACGACATGGTGGGCGCGCTGGTCGAGGCGCTGAGCCGGGCGGGCCGCCTCGACGACACCTACATCTTCTTCACCTCCGACAACGGCTTCCACCTGGGCCAGCACCGGTTGCGGCCGGGCAAGACCACGCCCTTCGAGGAGGACATCCGGGTGCCGATGGTGGTGCGCGGCCCGGGCGTGCCGGCCGGGGGCGTGATCGACCGGCTCACCTCGACGGTGGACCTCGCGCCCACGTTCGCCGAGCTGGGCGGGGCCGTGGTCCCGCCCACGGCCGAGGGCCGCTCGCTCGTCCCGCTCCTGCGCGGGCAGGCCGTCCCCTGGCGCGACGCCGTGCTCACCGAGTTCTACCATCCCTCCTACTCGCCGCATTCGCCTCCCACGTACGCGATGCTGCGGAACGACCGATACGCGTACGTGGAGTACGAGACCGGGGAGCGGCAGCTCTACGACCTGCGCGCCGACCCGGCGGAGCTGCACAACCTCGCGGCGACGGCCGACCCGGGCCTGATCACGGCGCTGTCGGCCCGGCTCACGCTGCTGCGGGCCTGCTCGGGACCGGTCTGCCGGCTGGCGGACGCCGCGGGTCCTGTGATTTCGGGCACAGGTGTCTCGGTGAGCGGCGGAGTGTCCGTGGGCACGGCGGGCGCCCCCGGCGGGTGA
- a CDS encoding ABC transporter substrate-binding protein, which produces MIAHSRRGRLLAVAAVAALALGAAACGSDDSTGTASGGGSSAAAGPVTITLQTFGGGKNFGYKEAVDKWNAEHKDIQIKYDNLTDQFEQVYWPQMIQWLQSGAGAGDVVGIDEGGMGLAKAHPEWWADLGEFGLQNRKGDFAAWKWENGVTADGKLFGLGTDVGGMSLCYRRDLFEKAGLPSDRDEVSKLWPTWDDFIKVAHKFQDKIKDTKFVDGTNTLYNVVLVQEAAKNGNVSYFDKDNNLIVDKNPAVKTAYDFAQRISQEGLTAKLRNFTPEWNTGMKKSQFATLGCPSWMLGAVSGDGGAGPDFKGKWDVAAVPGDGGNWGGSWLAVPKQSKHPKEAAQVLDYLTGKEAEVSVFTYAGNMPSNIQAQQDPAVQGAKNEYFNDAPVGEIFAKSASALQPVFLGVKHAQVKNAIESVVSAIDDGSVPYADGWKKLVDDAVKAAG; this is translated from the coding sequence ATGATTGCACACTCGCGCCGCGGCAGGCTGCTCGCGGTCGCCGCGGTGGCGGCGCTGGCTCTCGGCGCCGCCGCCTGCGGGTCGGACGACAGCACCGGCACGGCGTCGGGCGGCGGGTCCTCGGCGGCGGCCGGTCCCGTCACCATCACGCTCCAGACGTTCGGCGGCGGCAAGAACTTCGGCTACAAGGAAGCCGTCGACAAGTGGAACGCCGAGCACAAGGACATCCAGATCAAGTACGACAACCTGACCGACCAGTTCGAGCAGGTCTACTGGCCGCAGATGATCCAGTGGCTGCAGTCCGGCGCGGGCGCCGGTGACGTCGTCGGCATCGACGAGGGCGGCATGGGTCTCGCCAAGGCGCACCCCGAGTGGTGGGCCGACCTGGGCGAGTTCGGCCTGCAGAACCGCAAGGGCGACTTCGCCGCCTGGAAGTGGGAGAACGGCGTCACCGCCGACGGCAAGCTGTTCGGCCTCGGCACCGACGTCGGCGGCATGAGCCTGTGCTACCGCCGTGACCTGTTCGAGAAGGCGGGCCTGCCCTCCGACCGTGACGAGGTCAGCAAGCTCTGGCCGACGTGGGACGACTTCATCAAGGTCGCCCACAAGTTCCAGGACAAGATCAAGGACACGAAGTTCGTCGACGGCACCAACACGCTCTACAACGTGGTCCTGGTGCAGGAGGCCGCCAAGAACGGCAACGTCTCCTACTTCGACAAGGACAACAACCTGATCGTCGACAAGAACCCGGCGGTCAAGACGGCATACGACTTCGCCCAGAGGATCAGCCAGGAGGGCCTCACGGCCAAGCTGCGCAACTTCACGCCGGAGTGGAACACCGGCATGAAGAAGTCGCAGTTCGCCACCCTCGGCTGCCCGTCGTGGATGCTCGGCGCGGTCAGCGGCGACGGCGGCGCCGGACCGGACTTCAAGGGCAAGTGGGACGTCGCGGCGGTGCCCGGCGACGGTGGCAACTGGGGCGGCTCCTGGCTCGCCGTGCCGAAGCAGTCGAAGCACCCCAAGGAGGCGGCGCAGGTCCTCGACTACCTGACCGGCAAGGAGGCCGAGGTCAGCGTCTTCACCTACGCCGGCAACATGCCGTCCAACATCCAGGCGCAGCAGGACCCGGCCGTCCAGGGCGCGAAGAACGAGTACTTCAACGACGCCCCCGTCGGTGAGATCTTCGCCAAGTCGGCCTCCGCGCTCCAGCCGGTCTTCCTCGGTGTGAAGCACGCCCAGGTCAAGAACGCCATCGAGTCGGTCGTCTCCGCCATCGACGACGGCTCCGTGCCGTACGCCGACGGCTGGAAGAAGCTCGTCGACGACGCCGTGAAGGCCGCGGGCTGA
- a CDS encoding carbohydrate ABC transporter permease → MSLHVDAGQPTRAPMPPNRKHVRSRPGRSFMTWLDLKAAPYLLVSPYYLLFLIFGLFPLGFTLYYSFFDYDLTGTVEWTGLGNYAAMLDDAAFWRAVVNTLAMFIIATVPQMLLALMLANALNKRIKAQLFVRLGVLLPLVTSVVAVAVVFTQLYGRDWGVINWVLGWFGVDPIDWKAERLPSWLAIATMIDWRWTGYNAIIFLAGMQTIPKDLYEAASIDGASRRRQFWQITIPMLRPTMIFVVLNSTIGGLTLFSEPTTFYNGNVHGGTNSQFQTVSMFIFEQGFREFDYGYASAAAWLLFLLILIGSAINFLLIRRIGGNK, encoded by the coding sequence ATGAGCCTGCACGTCGACGCCGGGCAACCCACCCGGGCACCGATGCCGCCCAATCGGAAGCATGTCCGGTCGAGACCGGGCCGGTCCTTCATGACCTGGCTGGACCTCAAGGCCGCGCCGTACCTCCTGGTCTCTCCCTACTACCTGCTCTTCCTGATCTTCGGGCTCTTCCCGCTGGGCTTCACCCTTTACTACTCGTTCTTCGACTACGACCTCACCGGCACGGTCGAGTGGACGGGTCTCGGCAACTACGCCGCCATGCTCGACGACGCCGCCTTCTGGAGGGCGGTCGTCAACACCCTCGCGATGTTCATCATCGCGACGGTTCCGCAGATGCTGCTGGCCCTGATGCTGGCCAACGCGCTGAACAAGCGGATCAAGGCGCAGCTGTTCGTCCGGCTGGGCGTCCTGCTCCCCCTGGTCACCTCTGTCGTCGCGGTGGCGGTCGTCTTCACCCAGCTCTACGGGCGCGACTGGGGCGTGATCAACTGGGTTCTGGGCTGGTTCGGGGTCGATCCCATCGACTGGAAGGCCGAGCGTCTCCCCTCCTGGCTCGCCATCGCGACCATGATCGACTGGCGCTGGACCGGCTACAACGCGATCATCTTCCTGGCCGGCATGCAGACGATCCCGAAGGACCTCTACGAGGCGGCGTCGATCGACGGCGCGTCGCGGCGGCGCCAGTTCTGGCAGATCACGATCCCGATGCTCCGGCCCACGATGATCTTCGTGGTCCTGAACTCCACCATCGGCGGCCTCACGCTGTTCTCCGAGCCGACCACGTTCTACAACGGCAACGTCCACGGCGGCACCAACAGCCAGTTCCAGACCGTGTCGATGTTCATCTTCGAGCAGGGCTTCCGCGAGTTCGACTACGGCTACGCCTCCGCGGCCGCCTGGCTGCTGTTCCTGCTCATCCTCATCGGATCGGCCATCAACTTCCTGCTCATCCGCCGGATCGGGGGCAACAAGTGA
- a CDS encoding carbohydrate ABC transporter permease, producing MTTLSAPATTRRRRAKAPGGTAGLWNATPMTRLILAVTIIISAFPLYYMIVIASRTNTEATDMPPPFLPGGKLGENIQRVLSNPDAHYLTGLTNSLIIACTVTVSVVVISTFAGFAFARLNFKGGKVLLLLVLLTMMVPLQQMGIVPLYRLMVSLEWVGSIKAVILPYLLNGFGVFLMTQYTQQAVPNELVEAARVDGASTLRIWWNVVLPAVRPGMAVLGINTFMLIWNDFMWPLIVLTPDNPTVQVAINSLNAKYGTDYVLIFSGTLMSILPLIVVFIAFGRQIIGGLMEGAVKA from the coding sequence GTGACCACGCTCTCCGCGCCCGCCACCACGCGGCGGCGCCGCGCCAAGGCGCCGGGAGGTACCGCCGGCCTCTGGAACGCCACGCCGATGACGAGGCTCATCCTCGCGGTCACGATCATCATCTCGGCGTTCCCGCTGTACTACATGATCGTCATCGCCTCGCGCACCAACACCGAGGCGACCGACATGCCGCCGCCGTTCCTGCCCGGCGGCAAGCTCGGGGAGAACATCCAGCGCGTGCTGTCCAACCCCGACGCGCACTACCTGACCGGTCTCACCAACTCCCTGATCATCGCCTGCACGGTGACGGTCTCGGTGGTGGTGATCTCGACGTTCGCCGGCTTCGCGTTCGCCCGGCTGAACTTCAAGGGCGGCAAGGTCCTGCTGCTGCTGGTGCTGCTGACCATGATGGTCCCGCTGCAGCAGATGGGCATCGTCCCCCTCTATCGGCTCATGGTCAGCCTCGAATGGGTCGGCTCGATCAAGGCTGTGATCCTGCCGTACCTGCTCAACGGTTTCGGCGTCTTCCTCATGACGCAGTACACCCAGCAGGCCGTGCCCAACGAGCTGGTCGAGGCCGCCCGCGTCGACGGCGCCTCCACCCTGCGGATCTGGTGGAACGTCGTCCTGCCGGCCGTACGGCCGGGCATGGCGGTGCTGGGCATCAACACGTTCATGCTGATCTGGAACGACTTCATGTGGCCGTTGATCGTGCTGACGCCGGACAACCCGACGGTCCAGGTCGCCATCAACTCGCTCAACGCGAAGTACGGGACGGACTACGTGCTGATCTTCAGCGGCACGCTCATGTCGATCCTCCCGCTCATCGTCGTTTTCATCGCGTTCGGCCGACAGATCATCGGCGGACTCATGGAAGGTGCGGTCAAGGCGTGA
- a CDS encoding GH1 family beta-glucosidase encodes MFPTGFVWGAATSAYQIEGALTADGRGRSIWDTFCSQDGRIVGGDTAEIAIDHFNRYREDVKLMADLGLTAYRFSVSWPRIQPDGSGAYNSKGLDFYKRLVDELLSYGIDPWLTLYHWDLPQALEDAGGWPSRDTSKRFADFAATVHAELGDRVKNWSTVNEPWCAAFLGYASGEHAPGRREPAAALRAAHHLNLAHGLAVQAMRAQNPDSLIGGCVNVYPVTPATNSEADQDAARRIDGLQNRFFLDALLKGSYPEDVLADLSSLSDMEFIHDGDLATIAAPIDMLLINYYSRFTVSGAPGGAASAAAAPTDSGSPWIGSEHVGFVNGGRPVTSMGWEVDDSGLLEMLRRISDEYPRIPLYISENGAAYDDVIGEDGTVHDPERVAYIEAHLRTCHTAIESGIPLQGYFAWSLMDNFEWAWGYGKRFGLVYVDYETQARTMKSSALWYADTIRHGGLLGRAQ; translated from the coding sequence ATGTTCCCCACCGGGTTCGTCTGGGGCGCCGCCACCTCCGCTTACCAAATCGAAGGCGCTCTCACCGCCGACGGGCGGGGACGCTCCATCTGGGACACCTTCTGTAGTCAGGACGGGCGTATCGTCGGCGGCGACACCGCCGAGATCGCCATCGACCACTTCAACCGGTATCGCGAGGACGTCAAGCTGATGGCGGACCTCGGCCTCACGGCCTACCGGTTCTCCGTCTCCTGGCCGCGGATCCAGCCCGACGGCTCCGGCGCGTACAACAGCAAGGGCCTCGACTTCTACAAGAGGCTCGTCGACGAGCTGCTCAGCTACGGCATCGACCCGTGGCTGACGCTCTATCACTGGGATCTCCCCCAGGCACTCGAAGACGCGGGCGGGTGGCCGTCGCGCGACACGTCGAAGCGCTTCGCCGACTTCGCCGCGACCGTGCACGCCGAGCTCGGCGACCGGGTCAAGAACTGGAGCACGGTCAACGAGCCCTGGTGCGCCGCGTTCCTCGGCTACGCCTCGGGCGAGCACGCCCCCGGACGGCGCGAGCCGGCCGCCGCGCTGCGCGCCGCGCACCACCTCAACCTCGCGCACGGCCTGGCCGTCCAGGCGATGCGGGCGCAGAACCCCGACTCGCTGATCGGCGGCTGCGTCAACGTCTATCCGGTCACGCCCGCCACGAACAGCGAGGCCGACCAGGACGCCGCCCGCCGCATCGACGGGCTGCAGAACCGCTTCTTCCTGGACGCGCTGCTCAAGGGCTCCTACCCGGAGGACGTGCTGGCCGACCTGAGCAGCCTGTCCGACATGGAGTTCATCCACGACGGCGACCTCGCCACGATCGCGGCCCCGATCGACATGCTGCTGATCAACTACTACAGCCGCTTCACCGTCTCGGGCGCGCCCGGCGGCGCCGCCTCCGCGGCCGCCGCGCCGACGGACTCCGGGTCTCCGTGGATCGGCAGCGAGCACGTGGGCTTCGTCAACGGCGGCCGCCCGGTCACCTCGATGGGCTGGGAGGTCGACGACAGCGGCCTGCTGGAGATGCTGCGGCGGATCTCCGACGAGTACCCCCGGATCCCGCTCTACATCTCCGAGAACGGCGCGGCCTACGACGACGTGATCGGCGAGGACGGCACCGTCCACGACCCCGAGCGGGTGGCCTACATCGAGGCCCACCTGAGGACCTGCCACACGGCCATCGAGTCGGGCATCCCGCTCCAGGGCTACTTCGCCTGGTCCCTGATGGACAACTTCGAGTGGGCCTGGGGCTACGGCAAGCGCTTCGGTCTCGTGTACGTCGACTACGAGACCCAGGCGAGGACCATGAAATCAAGCGCTTTGTGGTATGCCGACACCATCAGACACGGCGGCCTGCTGGGTCGGGCACAATAA
- a CDS encoding LacI family DNA-binding transcriptional regulator: MNGDRRSGGRPTLEAVAARAGVGRGTVSRVINGSPKVSDRARDAVLLAIQELGYVPNRAARTLVTNRTDTIALVVSESEQRVFDEPYFAGLIRGIGSALAETGLQLILTMAQNRAEHDRLEHYLTGQHVDGVLLTSVHGADPLPGRLEELGVPTVLGGRPVGLNPYSFVDMDNRAGARQAVKYLLSKGRTKIATIAGPQDMGVGVDRLAGYRDALLATGMTERVAYGDFSEESGEAGMRDLLARHPDLDAVFTASDPMAVGALRVLKEQGLSVPDDVAVIGFEDSKVALHTDPQLTSVHQPTEAMGRQMVQLLIARINGEPLEQPVVILDTHLVIRASA; the protein is encoded by the coding sequence ATGAACGGGGACCGCCGTTCCGGAGGCCGGCCGACTCTGGAAGCGGTCGCCGCGCGCGCCGGGGTCGGTCGCGGCACCGTGTCGCGGGTCATCAACGGCTCGCCCAAGGTGAGCGACCGTGCCCGCGACGCGGTGTTACTGGCGATTCAGGAGCTCGGCTACGTGCCCAACCGGGCGGCGCGCACCCTCGTGACCAACCGGACCGACACCATCGCTCTGGTGGTGTCGGAGTCGGAGCAGCGTGTCTTCGACGAGCCGTACTTCGCCGGGCTGATCCGCGGCATCGGCTCCGCCCTGGCGGAGACCGGCCTCCAGCTCATCCTCACGATGGCGCAGAACCGTGCCGAGCACGACCGGCTGGAGCACTACCTGACCGGCCAGCACGTCGACGGCGTGCTGCTCACCTCGGTGCACGGTGCCGACCCCCTGCCGGGACGGCTGGAGGAGCTGGGCGTGCCGACCGTGCTCGGTGGCCGCCCGGTCGGGCTCAACCCGTACAGCTTCGTCGACATGGACAACCGGGCCGGCGCCCGGCAGGCGGTCAAGTATCTGCTCTCCAAGGGCCGTACCAAGATCGCCACCATCGCCGGTCCGCAGGACATGGGCGTGGGTGTCGACCGTCTCGCCGGATACCGCGACGCGCTGCTGGCCACCGGGATGACCGAGCGGGTCGCGTACGGCGACTTCTCCGAGGAGAGCGGGGAGGCGGGCATGCGCGATCTGCTCGCCCGTCACCCCGATCTGGACGCCGTGTTCACGGCCTCCGACCCGATGGCGGTCGGCGCCCTGCGGGTGCTGAAGGAGCAGGGCCTGAGCGTGCCCGACGACGTCGCGGTGATCGGCTTCGAGGACTCCAAGGTGGCGCTGCACACCGATCCGCAGCTCACGAGCGTGCACCAGCCCACCGAGGCGATGGGCCGGCAGATGGTCCAGCTCCTGATCGCCCGGATCAACGGCGAGCCGCTGGAGCAGCCGGTCGTCATCCTCGACACGCACCTGGTGATCCGCGCCTCCGCCTGA